From Sphingomonas nostoxanthinifaciens, a single genomic window includes:
- a CDS encoding MFS transporter — translation MTKTGPSTRRVLAASLIGTGIEFYDFYVYTTAAALVFGELFFPKTSPQAQQLLSFATIGVAFVARPLGSIFFGHFGDRVGRKSTLVASLLTMGLSTTLVAVLPTYADAGWVAALLLCVLRFGQGFGLGGEWGGAALLAVEHAPPGKRARYGMFPQLGAPAGFIAANGLFLILGATLTKAQFHDWGWRVPFALSALLVVVGMWIRLRLAETPEFAASLREAPPPAVPLGEVVARHAGPLIGGTIATIACFALYYVATAFALGYGTKTLGYGMQQFLGVQLGAILFMAIGIYAAAWLADMHYDERRVLMAGCIGTIVSGLLMAPLMGSGSLALVFLFLALSLTLMGFVYGPLGAWLPGLFPARVRYTGASMTFNVAGVLGGGLTPLLSQWLATKGGLTWVGLYTSAAAVLSLAALALLKSTPPRSS, via the coding sequence ATGACCAAGACCGGACCGTCGACACGGCGCGTGCTGGCGGCGAGCCTGATCGGCACCGGCATCGAATTCTACGATTTCTACGTCTACACCACCGCCGCCGCATTGGTGTTCGGCGAGCTGTTCTTCCCGAAGACATCACCGCAGGCCCAGCAATTGCTGTCGTTCGCCACGATTGGCGTGGCGTTCGTCGCGCGGCCGCTCGGATCGATCTTCTTCGGCCATTTCGGTGACCGTGTCGGCCGCAAGTCGACGCTCGTCGCCTCCTTGCTCACGATGGGCCTGTCGACCACCCTGGTTGCGGTGCTGCCGACCTATGCCGACGCCGGCTGGGTGGCGGCATTGCTGCTGTGCGTGCTGCGCTTCGGCCAGGGCTTCGGCCTTGGCGGCGAGTGGGGCGGGGCGGCGTTGCTCGCGGTCGAACATGCGCCGCCGGGCAAGCGCGCGCGCTACGGCATGTTCCCGCAATTGGGCGCGCCTGCGGGCTTCATCGCCGCCAACGGCCTGTTCCTGATCCTCGGCGCGACGCTCACCAAGGCGCAGTTCCACGATTGGGGCTGGCGCGTGCCGTTCGCGCTGTCGGCCTTGCTGGTGGTGGTCGGCATGTGGATCCGGCTGCGGCTGGCCGAGACGCCCGAATTCGCCGCGTCGCTGCGGGAAGCGCCGCCGCCGGCGGTGCCACTGGGCGAGGTGGTGGCGCGCCATGCCGGGCCGCTGATCGGCGGCACGATCGCGACCATCGCCTGCTTCGCGCTCTATTACGTCGCGACCGCCTTCGCGCTCGGCTACGGCACCAAGACGCTCGGCTACGGGATGCAGCAATTCCTCGGCGTCCAGCTCGGCGCGATCCTGTTCATGGCGATCGGCATCTATGCCGCTGCGTGGCTGGCCGACATGCATTATGACGAGCGGCGCGTGCTGATGGCGGGCTGCATCGGTACGATCGTGTCGGGGCTGTTGATGGCGCCGCTGATGGGCTCAGGCTCGCTCGCGCTGGTTTTCCTGTTCCTCGCGCTTTCGCTCACGCTGATGGGCTTCGTCTACGGGCCGCTGGGTGCGTGGCTGCCCGGCCTGTTCCCGGCGCGCGTACGCTATACCGGCGCGTCGATGACCTTCAACGTGGCGGGCGTGCTCGGCGGCGGGCTGACGCCTTTGCTGTCGCAATGGCTGGCGACCAAGGGCGGGCTGACCTGGGTCGGGCTCTACACCAGCGCAGCGGCGGTGCTGAGCCTGGCGGCGCTGGCGTTGCTAAAATCAACGCCCCCCCGTTCGTCCTGA
- the rsmD gene encoding 16S rRNA (guanine(966)-N(2))-methyltransferase RsmD, with product MRIISGQWRGRVLKAPKGDATRPTADRTREALFSMLASRVGSFDGLVVADIFAGTGALGLEALSRGAARALFVEQDKDAVTALRANIAMLGAEADVIPGSVAALGPARRPCDLLLFDPPYGSGGAGALLERLTRLGWAAPGAWASVETSREETVSAAGWTAEEPRMVGKAKLSLLRLD from the coding sequence ATGCGGATCATATCCGGCCAGTGGCGCGGGCGCGTGCTGAAGGCGCCCAAGGGCGACGCGACGCGCCCGACCGCGGACCGCACGCGCGAGGCCCTGTTCTCGATGCTGGCGAGCCGGGTCGGGTCGTTCGACGGCCTCGTCGTCGCCGACATCTTCGCCGGCACCGGCGCGCTGGGGCTCGAGGCGCTGTCGCGCGGCGCCGCGCGTGCCCTGTTCGTGGAGCAGGACAAGGATGCGGTGACCGCCTTGCGCGCCAACATCGCGATGCTCGGCGCCGAGGCCGACGTGATCCCGGGCAGCGTCGCGGCGCTCGGCCCCGCGCGGCGGCCGTGCGACCTGCTGCTGTTCGATCCGCCCTACGGCAGCGGTGGCGCGGGCGCGCTGCTGGAGCGCCTAACCCGCCTGGGCTGGGCCGCGCCCGGCGCGTGGGCGAGCGTGGAAACGAGCCGCGAGGAGACGGTCTCGGCCGCCGGCTGGACGGCGGAGGAACCGCGCATGGTCGGCAAGGCCAAGCTCAGCCTGCTGCGGCTGGACTGA
- a CDS encoding pseudouridine synthase encodes MSREPQRIAKLLARAGIASRREIERMIEARRIAIDGKALETPATIVTSLHGVTVDGKPVAAPAPARLFRFHKPAGLLTTERDPKGRPTIYDKLPPDLPRVIPVGRLDLNTEGLLLLTTDGELKRQLELPRTGVERSYRARAFGEVSQAQLEDLIEGVEIDGVRYGQIDANLERRTGANTWIELRLAEGKNREVRRVLEYLGLQVSRLIRTAYGPFPLDDLPVGAVDEIRQHDLVAFRKTLKS; translated from the coding sequence ATGAGCCGCGAACCGCAACGCATCGCCAAATTGCTGGCGCGCGCCGGCATCGCCTCGCGCCGCGAGATCGAGCGGATGATCGAGGCGCGCCGCATCGCGATCGACGGCAAGGCGCTGGAGACGCCGGCGACGATCGTCACCTCGCTCCACGGCGTTACGGTCGACGGCAAGCCGGTCGCCGCCCCCGCGCCGGCGCGGCTGTTCCGCTTCCACAAGCCCGCCGGCCTGCTGACCACGGAGCGCGATCCGAAGGGCCGCCCGACCATCTACGACAAATTGCCGCCCGATCTGCCGCGCGTCATCCCGGTCGGCCGTCTCGATCTCAATACCGAGGGGCTGTTGCTGCTCACCACCGACGGCGAGTTGAAGCGCCAGCTCGAACTGCCGCGCACCGGCGTCGAGCGCAGCTATCGCGCGCGCGCCTTCGGCGAGGTGAGCCAGGCGCAGCTCGAGGATCTGATCGAAGGGGTCGAGATCGACGGCGTGCGCTACGGCCAGATCGACGCGAACCTCGAACGCCGCACCGGCGCCAATACGTGGATCGAGCTGCGGCTGGCCGAGGGCAAGAATCGCGAGGTGCGGCGCGTGCTCGAATATCTCGGCCTGCAGGTCAGCCGCCTGATCCGCACCGCTTACGGCCCCTTCCCGCTCGACGATCTACCCGTCGGCGCGGTGGACGAGATCCGCCAGCACGACCTCGTCGCCTTCCGCAAGACCCTGAAGAGCTGA